In Candidatus Binataceae bacterium, a single window of DNA contains:
- a CDS encoding enoyl-CoA hydratase-related protein, which yields MSNVITEIDDPVAIVRLNRPEKLNAFTFAMIEEIRSAMNRAAADDRVVGIVITGNGRGFSAGLDAGDLRRSTQEGSPLPPTSPAPDELPALFSYILRISKPVIAAVNGVTAGGGFVLAMMCDLRFASEGASFTTVFSKRGLIAEHGTSWLLPRMVGVSRALDLLWSSRRIDAAEALRIGLVDRVVAPDKLIDEARGYIRDLAANISPRSIAVMKAQVYRHLSEAMAPAIHDADRLTQESLEHPDATEGAESLLEKRAPRFQRWHGAKS from the coding sequence ATGTCGAATGTCATCACGGAAATAGACGACCCCGTCGCGATCGTCCGGCTGAACCGGCCTGAGAAACTCAACGCGTTCACCTTTGCGATGATCGAGGAAATTCGATCCGCGATGAATCGAGCCGCTGCCGACGACCGGGTAGTCGGAATCGTCATCACCGGTAACGGACGGGGATTCAGCGCCGGTCTGGATGCGGGCGACCTTCGGCGCTCTACCCAGGAAGGCTCGCCGCTGCCTCCCACCTCGCCTGCGCCGGATGAGCTGCCCGCGCTCTTCAGTTACATCCTTAGAATTTCCAAACCGGTGATCGCGGCGGTCAACGGGGTAACGGCAGGCGGCGGGTTTGTGCTCGCGATGATGTGTGACCTCCGATTTGCGTCGGAAGGCGCGAGTTTCACCACGGTATTTTCCAAGCGCGGGCTGATCGCCGAGCATGGGACGAGCTGGCTCTTGCCGCGCATGGTCGGTGTGAGCCGTGCGCTGGATCTGCTATGGAGCTCGCGGCGGATCGACGCGGCCGAAGCGTTGCGTATTGGCCTGGTCGATCGCGTCGTGGCGCCCGATAAGCTGATCGATGAAGCGCGCGGCTATATTCGCGACCTCGCTGCCAACATCTCGCCCCGCTCGATCGCGGTGATGAAGGCGCAGGTCTACCGGCATCTCTCCGAAGCAATGGCGCCGGCGATCCACGACGCCGATCGGCTAACCCAGGAATCTCTCGAGCATCCCGATGCCACCGAGGGCGCCGAGTCGTTGCTCGAGAAGCGCGCGCCCCGCTTCCAGCGCTGGCACGGAGCAAAGTCATGA